Proteins encoded in a region of the Nocardia asteroides genome:
- a CDS encoding cystathionine beta-synthase, with protein sequence MRIADHVVDLIGNTPLVRLNSVVGPNAGLVAAKIEYLNPGGSSKDRIAVKMIDAAEQSGKLRPGGTIVEPTSGNTGVGLALVAQQRGYKCVFVCPDKVSEDKRNVLRAYGAEVVVCPTAVPPDHPNSYYSVSDRLVQEIDGAWKPDQYSNPGGPASHYETTGPEIWRDTDGKVTHFVAGVGTGGTITGTGRYLEEVSGGKVQIIGADPEGSVYSGGTGRPYLVEGVGEDFWPSAYDPAVPDEIIAVSDADSFDMTRRLAREEGLLVGGSCGMAVVAAVEVARRDPDAVVVVLLPDGGRGYLSKIFNDEWMSSYGFLRERMDGTAEPLVGDVLRGKSGALPDLVHTHPSETLRDAIEILREYGVSQMPVVGAEPPVMAGEVAGSVSERDLLSAVFEGRAHLTDSVAQHMSPSFPLIGSGEPISAATKALSDTDALMVVEDGKPVGVITRHDLLGFLSTGTLGK encoded by the coding sequence ATGCGCATCGCGGATCATGTCGTGGATCTCATCGGCAACACGCCGCTGGTCCGGTTGAACTCGGTCGTAGGACCGAACGCGGGGCTGGTCGCGGCCAAGATCGAATATCTGAACCCGGGCGGCAGTTCCAAGGACCGGATCGCGGTGAAGATGATCGACGCCGCCGAGCAGTCCGGGAAGCTGCGGCCCGGCGGCACCATCGTGGAGCCCACCTCCGGCAACACCGGCGTCGGCCTCGCCCTAGTCGCACAGCAGCGCGGCTACAAGTGCGTGTTCGTCTGCCCCGACAAGGTCAGCGAGGACAAGCGCAACGTGCTGCGCGCCTACGGCGCCGAGGTCGTGGTCTGCCCGACCGCTGTGCCGCCGGACCACCCGAACAGTTACTACAGCGTCTCCGACCGCTTGGTCCAGGAGATCGACGGCGCCTGGAAGCCCGATCAGTACTCCAACCCCGGTGGTCCGGCCAGCCACTACGAGACCACCGGCCCGGAGATCTGGCGCGACACCGACGGCAAGGTCACCCACTTCGTGGCGGGTGTCGGCACCGGCGGCACCATCACCGGCACCGGCCGCTACCTCGAGGAGGTCTCCGGCGGGAAGGTCCAGATCATCGGTGCCGACCCGGAGGGGTCGGTGTACTCCGGCGGCACCGGGCGGCCGTACCTGGTCGAGGGCGTCGGCGAGGACTTCTGGCCCTCCGCCTACGACCCCGCCGTGCCGGACGAGATCATCGCGGTCTCCGACGCGGATTCTTTCGACATGACGCGCAGGCTCGCCCGCGAGGAGGGCCTGCTGGTGGGTGGCTCCTGCGGCATGGCGGTCGTCGCGGCCGTCGAGGTGGCGCGCCGCGACCCGGACGCGGTGGTGGTGGTGCTGCTTCCCGACGGCGGCCGCGGCTACCTGTCGAAGATCTTCAACGACGAGTGGATGAGTTCCTACGGCTTCCTGCGCGAACGAATGGACGGCACAGCCGAACCACTCGTGGGTGACGTATTGCGCGGCAAGTCCGGCGCGCTGCCCGATCTGGTGCACACCCACCCGTCGGAGACGCTGCGCGACGCGATCGAGATCCTGCGCGAGTACGGCGTGTCCCAGATGCCCGTGGTCGGCGCCGAGCCGCCGGTCATGGCGGGCGAGGTCGCGGGCAGCGTGTCCGAACGCGATCTGCTGTCGGCGGTCTTCGAGGGCCGGGCCCACCTGACCGATTCGGTGGCCCAGCACATGAGCCCGTCGTTCCCGCTGATCGGTTCGGGCGAACCCATCTCCGCCGCGACCAAGGCGCTCTCGGACACCGACGCGCTCATGGTCGTCGAAGACGGCAAGCCCGTCGGCGTGATCACCCGCCACGATCTGCTCGGCTTCCTCAGCACGGGCACCCTGGGGAAGTAG
- a CDS encoding DUF4254 domain-containing protein, translating to MFVRDHLPRRSHGVSRKLPDQRELVAAFGGHPSDPEEDHPLVGWARALAALHRRRHCDPLAAAGIDCRRAELVATIDAWVIAQLPGKRSTDHLRAESVGATVDRMAAAHVHASHLLHTAEKVSDDRVHAAWYRLALLADEWTDLITGGVRAAGRGRRPA from the coding sequence ATGTTCGTGCGTGACCATCTGCCGCGGCGCTCGCACGGCGTCTCCCGGAAGCTGCCGGATCAGCGTGAGTTGGTCGCCGCCTTCGGCGGTCACCCGAGCGATCCGGAAGAAGACCACCCGCTGGTCGGCTGGGCGCGGGCCCTCGCGGCGCTGCACCGCAGGCGCCACTGCGATCCACTTGCCGCCGCCGGGATCGATTGCCGCCGAGCCGAACTGGTGGCCACCATCGACGCGTGGGTGATCGCCCAGCTGCCGGGCAAACGCTCGACGGATCATCTGCGCGCCGAATCCGTCGGCGCCACGGTCGACCGCATGGCCGCCGCCCACGTGCACGCCAGCCACCTGCTGCACACCGCCGAAAAGGTGTCCGACGACCGGGTGCACGCCGCCTGGTACCGGCTGGCTCTGCTGGCCGACGAATGGACCGATCTGATCACCGGCGGCGTGCGGGCGGCAGGGCGCGGCAGGAGACCGGCGTAG